In a single window of the Pseudodesulfovibrio profundus genome:
- a CDS encoding BRCT domain-containing protein translates to MGKGRASMILAETGLAEEEYADLSEWELWETICRLPGHFRKEFYVPEICFTGFGRGKEKSMLQEIARMNGYIVRDAVTKQLDFLCCGPEPGPSKIEKAEFQGVKIVTIEEFLNALGIPMP, encoded by the coding sequence ATGGGAAAAGGTAGAGCCAGTATGATATTGGCTGAAACGGGTCTCGCAGAAGAAGAATATGCCGACCTTTCAGAGTGGGAGTTATGGGAGACAATTTGTCGGCTTCCTGGGCATTTCAGAAAGGAGTTTTATGTACCGGAGATATGCTTCACTGGGTTCGGGCGTGGAAAAGAGAAATCCATGCTGCAAGAAATAGCCAGAATGAACGGGTACATCGTGCGTGATGCGGTCACTAAACAACTCGACTTCCTTTGCTGTGGCCCGGAACCTGGACCATCAAAAATCGAAAAAGCTGAGTTTCAAGGCGTGAAGATCGTCACGATTGAAGAGTTTCTCAACGCTCTCGGAATACCTATGCCTTGA